ACGCGCCGGCAGGTTTTCAAGGAACAGCTGGTGCGCATCGGCTGAAGGCACGTCCGGCAGTGGCGCGCGCAGCCAGGCGGGAGCGCGAGCGTTCGCTGCCGACGTGTTGAAAATGCGGCGCGCGCCCCCAGATATCGCAACATTGACGCGCCAATCGTCGGCGATTGCGCTCTGATGGGTCCTCAGGAACGAGCGAATGCAGGGACACTTGTGCGATTAGTGCACTAAATGGCCCTCGATGTCCGCCAGGCATATCGCGCCCACCGACCCACAGCACCGACCGCCGTTGCCGCATTTTTCAGGAATTCGACCGTGTCCGACCAACTTCAGAAATTCATGTTCGACGCCGCCCCAGTGCGCGGCGAATACGTCAGCCTCGACGCCACCTGGCGCGCTGTGCTGGAGCGTCACGACTACCCCGCCCCCGTACGCAACCTGCTCGGCGAAATGATGGCCGCGGCTGCGCTGCTGACCGCGAACGTCAAATTCGACGGTGCGCTGATCCTGCAACTGCACGGTGACGGCCCGGTCAGCATGGTGGTCGTGGAATGCAATGCCGACCTCACGATGCGCGCCACCGCGAAGTACAGCGGCGAGATCCCGGAAGACGCGTCGCTCAAGTCGATGCTCAACGTGAACGGCCGCGCCAGCTTCGCCATCACGCTCGATCCGCGCGTGAAGCAACCGGGCCAGCAGCCGTATCAGGGCGTGGTGCCGCTGTCGGACGAACACGGCCCGCTGCCCGACATGGCGTCGGTACTTGAGCATTACATGCACCATTCGGAACAGCTCGACACGCGCCTTTGGCTGGCCGCAGACGAAGACCACGCGGTCGGCGTTCTGCTGCAAAAGCTACCGGGCCATGGCGGCACGGCTGGTAGCGGCGCCGAACGCGCGCCCGAGGAAGACGAGGACACGTGGAATCGCGTCTGCCATCTCGGCAATACGCTCAAACGCGACGAAATGCTGAGCACGGACCGCGAGACGATGCTGCATCGCCTGTTCTGGGAAGAAACGGTGCGTGTGTTCGACCCGCTGCCCACGGCGTTTCGCTGCACGTGCTCGCGTGAGCGGGTTTCCAACATGCTGCGCACGTTGGGCGAAGCCGAAGTCATGAGCGTGTTCGACGAACGGCCCAGCCTCGACGTCGCTTGCGAATTCTGCCGTCAGACCTATCATTTCGACAAGGTCGACGCGGCCCAACTCTTCACCGAGCAGTCTCACGCCGCCCCGGCCGGGCAGCACTGAAATACAGATTTCCTGCGGCGCGCGGAACGCCCCGCGCGCCGGGGAATCTGAGTTCACATCCGGCGAGATGCGGAGCCGCCCCGCATCAAATGCCATTGCCCTCCGTCCACGGATAGGACGGGACTACACCGGGTTATTGCGCCACCATGCCCCGAGCCACCTCCGAAGCCTCCCCCGATTTCGCCCCATATGCCGCTCGCCCATGGCAAGCCGCAGCTTGCGCAACGGCATTGCTCGCCCTGACGTTTGCCACCGGCTGCGCGCAGTTGCAATTGCCGCCGCCCGATGCCCCTTCGGCACGGCTGCCGCAATCGCAGGCATCGCAGGAAGGGGCTCCCGCCATGACCGATGCGCAAAAGCAAGAGCTGACACGGCTGAACAAGCACATCTACGACGAGCAGGAATCCACGATCGAGCGTGAGCGTGCCCAACGCGCGCTGAATGATGCCATCCGCAGCTACAACAGCAACGCCTACTTCTATGGCGGCTGGGGCAGCCCTGGTTGGTACGGCCCCGGTTGGTACGGGCCGGGGTACGGGCCAGGATGGTACGGCCCGCGATCCTCGATTGGCGTGGGCATCGGCTTCTGAATAGCGGTTTCCGACGGTCAATAAAAAAGCGCTCCCGAGGGAGCGCCTTTTTTTGTACTACGTCTGCGCCAGACTGCCGGTGACGGCAGCAGCGACAAGTGAGGCTCAGTGATGCTGCGCCTTGTGCGCCGACTGCGTCTTGCCCTTCGTCTGCGACGGTGGGGGCGGCGGCGCAGAGGCGACCGTCTTGTGAGCCGGTTCAGTCGACGAGACGAGCGGCGCGTCGGCACCGGAGGCACCTTGTGGCGCACCCGCCCCATCCGCACCGACGAATTGCACGAACAATTCGCCGTCCTTGACCATCCCCAACTCGAAACGAGCGCGTTCTTCGATCGCCGACGTGCCGTCCTGCAGATCCTGCACTTCGCCGGCAAGGCGATCGTTACGTTCTTTCAACTGCTCGTTCTTTTGCTGTTCGGCGCTCAGCTCGTCGCGCAGTTCGTGCACGTACAACCAACCACCGTGGCCGAACCAGAGCGGATACTGGATGACAACCAACAACGCCACCAGTACCAAGGTCACCATTCGCATGCTTTCGCCTGGCAAGAATTCCGGGAAGGCGGGCCTGACGACCATCAGGCCCTAACTGCCCGGGGAAACGGAATTAGCGCAGATTGTAGAACGTTTCCTTGCCCGGGTACGAAGCGATATCGCCGAGGTCTTCTTCGATGCGCAGAAGCTGGTTGTACTTGGCGATACGATCGCTACGCGAGAGCGAGCCGGTCTTGATCTGACCTGCATTGGTGCCCACGGCGATATCGGCAATCGTCGAGTCTTCGGTTTCACCCGAGCGGTGCGACACAACCGCCGTGTAACCGGCGCGCTTGGCCATTTCGATGGCCGCGAACGTCTCGGTCAGCGTACCAATCTGGTTGATCTTGATGAGGATCGAGTTGGCCACGCCCTGATCGATACCTTGCTTCAGGATCTTCGTGTTAGTCACGAACAGGTCGTCGCCGACCAGTTGCACCTTCTTGCCCAGCTTGTCCGTCAGGATCTTCCAGCCAGCCCAGTCGTCTTCCGACATGCCGTCTTCGATCGAGACGATCGGGAACTTGTCGCACAGGTTGGCGAGGTAGTCGGCGAACTCTTCCGAGGTCAGCGACAGGCCTTCACCGGCCAGTTCGTACTTGCCGTTCTTGTAGAACTCGGTCGAAGCGCAGTCGAGCGCGAGCAGCACGTCGTCGCCCAGGCGATAGCCGGCCTTTTCAACGGCTTCCTGAATGGTGGCGAGGCACTGTTCATTCGATTCGAAGTTCGGCGCGAAGCCGCCTTCGTCGCCCACAGCCGTGCTCCAGCCCTTCTCGGCGATCAGCGACTTGAGTGCGTGGAAGATTTCCGTGCCGCAGCGCAGGGCTTCACGGAAGCTCGACTGACCGACCGGCATCACCATGAATTCCTGGATGTCCAGGCTGTTGTTGGCGTGCGCGCCACCGTTGACGATGTTCATCATCGGCACCGGCATTTGCATCGCGCCCGACCCGCCGAAATAGCGGTACAGCGGCAGGCCGGCTTCTTCGGCAGCCGCCTTCGCGACGGCCATCGACACAGCCAGCATGGCATTCGCACCGAGGCGCGACTTGTTGTCCGTGCCATCGAGTTCGATCAGGGTCTTGTCCAGGAAGGCCTGCTCGGCAGCATCCAGGCCCATGATGGCTTCCGAAATCTCGGTGTTGATGTGCTCAACAGCCTTTTGCACACCCTTGCCGAGATAGCGCGACTTGTCGCCATCACGCAGTTCGATCGCTTCGCGCGAGCCGGTCGATGCACCCGACGGCACTGCCGCACGGCCCATCACGCCCGACTCCAGCAGCACGTCGCACTCGACCGTCGGATTACCGCGCGAGTCCAGCACTTCGCGCCCGATGATATCTACGATTGCACTCATGTATTCCTCGGTATCTATAAGACAAAAACGCTAAAGGGAACCAGCTTCGCACCGCGATCCCGCCTGTCACCTGCCGCTTCCACGCCGGGCGCTGACCGCGAACCGGCAGCGCGCCGAATCCTGACGTGGAGGCCGATGCCGCGCTTGTGCGCGCACCGGTGGGCAATACGTAGACGGGGGAACAACGGCGCCTCGAAATGAGGCACGGCGGCCTGTGGGGTGACTTCGATGTCGACGGTGCACTCGGCGTGCTGCACGCGGACCTCTCCTCCGGGGACTCGCCTTCGCGACGGCCATTGACGACCGCTGCGCGACAAGCTTAACGACTCGACGCCATGCTGCCAAGGCGTCCGGCCGCTATACCCGTCCTGTGGGCGTGCTGATAGTGGCCCCAGGACGGTGTGTCTCATTTCAGTTGAAATTGTTTTCCAGGAACTCGCCCTGCTTCACCGCCGCATCAATCGTCTTGAGCGTGGTGAGCAGTTCGCGCATACGTCCCAGCGGTACGGCATTCGGACCATCCGAGAGTGCGCACGCCGGATCCGGGTGCGTCTCCATGAAGAGGCCCGAGACGCCGACAGCCACGGCGGCACGCGAGAGCACCGGCACGAATTCGCGCTGACCGCCCGAACTGGTGCCTTGTCCGCCCGGCAACTGTACCGAGTGCGTGGCGTCGAACACCACCGGCGCGCCGGTCTCGCGCATGATCGCCAGCGAGCGCATGTCCGAGACCAGGTTGTTGTAGCCGAACGAAACACCCCGCTCGCAGGCCATGAAGACGTCATCGGGAAGACCGGCTTCACGCGCAGCGTCGCGGGCCTTGTCGATGACGTTGATCATGTCGTGCGGCGCAAGAAACTGCCCCTTCTTGATGTTCACCGGCTTGCCCGACTGGGCGCAGGCACGGATGAAATCGGTCTGGCGGCACAGGAAAGCCGGCGTTTGCAGCACGTCGACGATCGGCGCGGCAACGGCCACATCCTCTTCGGTGTGCACATCGGTGAGCACCGGCACGCCGAGCTGGCGGCGCACTTCTTCGAGGATCTTCAGGCCTTGCTCACGGCCCGGGCCGCGATACGACTTCCCCGAGCTACGGTTCGCCTTGTCGAACGACGACTTGTAGATGAACGGAATGCCGAGCGCGCTCGTGATTTCCTTGAGCTGCCCCGCGACGTCGATCGTCATTTGCTCCGACTCGACGACGCAGGTACCTGCGATCAGGAAAAACGGCTTGTCCAGGCCAACATCGAAACCGCACAGTTTCATGGGAACTCCTTGTTTCTCGCTCGCTGCGCGTCTCAGGCGGCCTTCTTGCGCGCTTGCTGACCCGCCAGCGCAGCTTCAACGTAAGCCTTGAAGAGCGGGTGGCCATCGCGCGGCGTCGAGGTGAACTCGGGGTGGAACTGAACGCCCACAAACCACGGGTGCACCTGTTGCGGCAGCTCCATCATTTCCGGCAGATTCTCGGTCGGCGTGCGTGCCGAGATCACCAGACCGGCGGCTTCGAGCTGCGGGACGTAATGATTGTTGACTTCGTAACGGTGGCGGTGACGCTCGTTGACCGTCTCGCCATAAATGCGCGACGCCAGCGTTTCGGCCTTGACCGGCACACGTTGCGAGCCCAGGCGCATCGTGCCGCCCAGATCCGAATCTTCGGTACGCTGCTCGACCTTGCCATCGCGATCCTGCCACTCGGTAATGAGTGCAACCACCGGATGGGGCGTCGCCGGCTCGAATTCCGTGCTGTTGGCGTCGGCCAGATTGGCGACGTCGCGCGCAAATTCGATCACGGCCAGTTGCATACCGAGGCAGATGCCCAGATACGGCACGCGGTTTTCGCGGGCGTATCGGATTGCCTTGATCTTGCCTTCCGTACCCCGACGACCGAAACCGCCCGGCACGAGAATCGCGTCCAGATGCTTGAGCGCATCCGTACCGTCCTTCTCAATCTGCTCGGAATCGATGTACTCGATATTCACGCGCGTTTCCGTGTGGATGGCAGCGTGACGCAGCGCTTCGATCAACGACTTGTACGACTCGGTCAGATCGACATACTTGCCAACCATACCGATCGTGACATCGTGCTTGGGATTCTCGACGGCATGCACCAGACGCGTCCACATGGACAGGTCAGCCGGCTTGGCTTCGATCTTCAGCTCGTCGCAGATGATCTTGTCCATGCCCTGGTCGTGGAGCATTTGCGGAATCTTGTAAATCGTGTCGACGTCCCACACCGAAATCACGGCGTCTTGCGGGATGTTCGCGAACAGCGAAATCTTGGCGCACTCGTCTTCCGGAATCTGACGGTCCGCGCGGCACAGCAGCACGTCCGGCGAGATACCGATTTCGCGCAGCTTCTGAACACTGTGTTGCGTCGGCTTGGTCTTGAGTTCACCGGCCGTCGCAATGTACGGCACGAGCGTCAGGTGCACGAAGGCCACGCTATTGCGGCCCAGGCGCAGGTTCATCTGACGCGCGGCTTCGAGGAACGGCAGCGACTCGATGTCACCGACCGTGCCGCCGATTTCGACGATGGCGACATCGGGATGGCCGTCCCACGTCGAACGCGCACCGCGCTCGACGAAGGCCTGAATTTCATTGGTGATGTGCGGAATGACCTGAACGGTCTTGCCGAGGTACTCGCCACGGCGTTCCTTACGGATCACCGACTCGTAGATCTGGCCCGTCGTGAAGTTGTTTGCACGACGCATCTTAGCGCTGATGAAGCGCTCATAGTGACCCAGATCGAGGTCGGTTTCCGCACCGTCCTCGGTCACAAACACCTCGCCGTGCTGGAACGGGCTCATCGTGCCCGGGTCGACGTTGATGTAAGGGTCAAGCTTGAGGAGGGTGACTTTGAGGCCACGCGATTCGAGAATCGCGGCCAGAGATGCGGCAGCAATTCCCTTACCAAGAGAGGAAACCACGCCGCCCGTGACAAAAACGAATTTGGTCATCGCAGTAATTGCTCGCGGGAAAGCCGGATTATACCCGAAACCCGCCCCGTCCTCGAGGGGCTGCGCGGCAAATTTTGGCCTTGACAGGCACCCGGCGCGGCGTCCC
This window of the Pandoraea sputorum genome carries:
- a CDS encoding CTP synthase; amino-acid sequence: MTKFVFVTGGVVSSLGKGIAAASLAAILESRGLKVTLLKLDPYINVDPGTMSPFQHGEVFVTEDGAETDLDLGHYERFISAKMRRANNFTTGQIYESVIRKERRGEYLGKTVQVIPHITNEIQAFVERGARSTWDGHPDVAIVEIGGTVGDIESLPFLEAARQMNLRLGRNSVAFVHLTLVPYIATAGELKTKPTQHSVQKLREIGISPDVLLCRADRQIPEDECAKISLFANIPQDAVISVWDVDTIYKIPQMLHDQGMDKIICDELKIEAKPADLSMWTRLVHAVENPKHDVTIGMVGKYVDLTESYKSLIEALRHAAIHTETRVNIEYIDSEQIEKDGTDALKHLDAILVPGGFGRRGTEGKIKAIRYARENRVPYLGICLGMQLAVIEFARDVANLADANSTEFEPATPHPVVALITEWQDRDGKVEQRTEDSDLGGTMRLGSQRVPVKAETLASRIYGETVNERHRHRYEVNNHYVPQLEAAGLVISARTPTENLPEMMELPQQVHPWFVGVQFHPEFTSTPRDGHPLFKAYVEAALAGQQARKKAA
- the eno gene encoding phosphopyruvate hydratase, translated to MSAIVDIIGREVLDSRGNPTVECDVLLESGVMGRAAVPSGASTGSREAIELRDGDKSRYLGKGVQKAVEHINTEISEAIMGLDAAEQAFLDKTLIELDGTDNKSRLGANAMLAVSMAVAKAAAEEAGLPLYRYFGGSGAMQMPVPMMNIVNGGAHANNSLDIQEFMVMPVGQSSFREALRCGTEIFHALKSLIAEKGWSTAVGDEGGFAPNFESNEQCLATIQEAVEKAGYRLGDDVLLALDCASTEFYKNGKYELAGEGLSLTSEEFADYLANLCDKFPIVSIEDGMSEDDWAGWKILTDKLGKKVQLVGDDLFVTNTKILKQGIDQGVANSILIKINQIGTLTETFAAIEMAKRAGYTAVVSHRSGETEDSTIADIAVGTNAGQIKTGSLSRSDRIAKYNQLLRIEEDLGDIASYPGKETFYNLR
- the kdsA gene encoding 3-deoxy-8-phosphooctulonate synthase — encoded protein: MKLCGFDVGLDKPFFLIAGTCVVESEQMTIDVAGQLKEITSALGIPFIYKSSFDKANRSSGKSYRGPGREQGLKILEEVRRQLGVPVLTDVHTEEDVAVAAPIVDVLQTPAFLCRQTDFIRACAQSGKPVNIKKGQFLAPHDMINVIDKARDAAREAGLPDDVFMACERGVSFGYNNLVSDMRSLAIMRETGAPVVFDATHSVQLPGGQGTSSGGQREFVPVLSRAAVAVGVSGLFMETHPDPACALSDGPNAVPLGRMRELLTTLKTIDAAVKQGEFLENNFN
- the hslO gene encoding Hsp33 family molecular chaperone HslO — encoded protein: MSDQLQKFMFDAAPVRGEYVSLDATWRAVLERHDYPAPVRNLLGEMMAAAALLTANVKFDGALILQLHGDGPVSMVVVECNADLTMRATAKYSGEIPEDASLKSMLNVNGRASFAITLDPRVKQPGQQPYQGVVPLSDEHGPLPDMASVLEHYMHHSEQLDTRLWLAADEDHAVGVLLQKLPGHGGTAGSGAERAPEEDEDTWNRVCHLGNTLKRDEMLSTDRETMLHRLFWEETVRVFDPLPTAFRCTCSRERVSNMLRTLGEAEVMSVFDERPSLDVACEFCRQTYHFDKVDAAQLFTEQSHAAPAGQH
- the ftsB gene encoding cell division protein FtsB, with translation MRMVTLVLVALLVVIQYPLWFGHGGWLYVHELRDELSAEQQKNEQLKERNDRLAGEVQDLQDGTSAIEERARFELGMVKDGELFVQFVGADGAGAPQGASGADAPLVSSTEPAHKTVASAPPPPPSQTKGKTQSAHKAQHH